One genomic region from Epinephelus moara isolate mb chromosome 8, YSFRI_EMoa_1.0, whole genome shotgun sequence encodes:
- the LOC126393836 gene encoding UDP-glucuronosyltransferase 2B31-like produces MYQLILAALVVLLCSSPLVNGGKVLVFPCDGSHWINMKVLVEELHSRGHEITVMRPADSWYIKPDSPFYKSITINSPAGFDEEQFGSFVKTMVNLRRDGASLWTRISLEYELVEQFYEMHKKLIQMTGEMFENTKMMQSLHDAKYDLVLTDPALGPGVLLTHRLGLPLVFNVRWTIQGDGHPAIAPSPLSYVPIPGSELSDKMTFTERVKNVLYYFFTCFQIWYVTDQNYKPFVHRYFGKDVHYMELFQAADIWLMRNDFTFEFPRPTMPNIVYMSGFQCKPSKPLSKELEDFVQSSGEHGVIIMTLGTLVAKLPDDIAEEIAAAFAQLPQKVLWRHKGKKPSTLGNNTLILDWLPQTDLLGHPKTRVFVAHGGTNGIQEAVYHGVPLVGLPLMFDQHDNFFKMKVRGVAKVLDIATVNRDNFLEALKEVLYDPTYREKMKALSNLQRDQPMEPLDRAMFWIEFVMRHKGAAHLRTESYKMSWIQYHSIDVVAFLLAVVLLVFAVFICAVKFLWRKVFSGSKVKKE; encoded by the coding sequence ATGTACCAACTGATCTTAGCGGCACTTGTGGTGCTGCTCTGCTCTTCACCCTTGGTAAATGGAGGGAAAGTCCTGGTGTTCCCCTGTGATGGAAGCCACTGGATCAACATGAAGGTCCTTGTTGAGGAGCTTCACTCCAGAGGCCATGAAATCACAGTCATGCGTCCAGCAGACAGCTGGTACATCAAGCCAGACTCCCCGTTCTACAAGTCCATAACAATAAATTCTCCCGCTGGTTTTGATGAAGAACAATTTGGATCATTTGTAAAAACAATGGTCAACTTGCGGCGGGATGGTGCTTCACTTTGGACTCGTATATCTCTGGAGTATGAACTGGTGGAACAGTTCTATGAGATGCATAAGAAGTTGATTCAAATGACGGGGGAGATGTTTGAGAATACCAAAATGATGCAGAGCCTCCATGATGCCAAATATGATTTGGTTTTGACAGACCCTGCGCTGGGTCCAGGGGTGCTTCTCACTCATCGTTTGGGTCTTCCACTAGTCTTTAATGTGAGGTGGACTATTCAAGGTGATGGGCATCCTGCAATTGCACCTTCCCCGCTTTCCTATGTCCCAATACCAGGGTCAGAGCTGAGTGACAAGATGACCTTTACCGAGAGAGTCAAGAACGTCCTTTACTATTTCTTCACTTGTTTTCAAATTTGGTATGTCACAGACCAAAACTACAAACCATTTGTTCATCGTTACTTTGGTAAAGATGTACACTACATGGAGCTGTTTCAGGCGGCAGACATCTGGCTGATGAGGAATGATTTTACCTTTGAGTTCCCACGACCCACAATGCCAAACATCGTCTACATGTCAGGCTTTCAATGCAAACCCTCCAAGCCCCTGTCGAAAGAATTAGAGGACTTTGTCCAGAGCTCTGGTGAGCACGGCGTCATCATTATGACATTGGGAACCCTGGTGGCAAAACTTCCTGATGACATCGCTGAGGAAATTGCCGCAGCTTTCGCCCAGCTTCCTCAGAAGGTGCTCTGGAGACACAAAGGCAAAAAACCATCCACCCTCGGCAACAACACCTTGATCTTGGACTGGCTGCCCCAAACTGACCTCCTGGGTCACCCCAAGACCAGAGTGTTTGTGGCCCATGGAGGCACCAATGGAATACAGGAGGCCGTCTACCATGGTGTCCCTCTGGTCGGCCTACCCCTCATGTTCGACCAGCATGACAATTTCTTCAAGATGAAAGTAAGAGGTGTGGCCAAAGTCCTGGACATTGCAACTGTGAACAGAGACAACTTCCTGGAGGCGCTGAAGGAGGTACTCTATGACCCAACCTACAGGGAGAAGATGAAAGCGCTGTCCAACCTGCAGAGAGACCAGCCCATGGAACCACTGGACCGGGCCATGTTCTGGATCGAGTTTGTCATGAGGCACAAAGGAGCAGCACATCTGAGGACAGAGTCTTACAAGATGTCCTGGATCCAGTACCACTCAATTGATGTGGTGGCGTTTCTGCTGGCAGTTGTTTTGCTAGTAtttgctgttttcatttgtGCAGTTAAATTTTTGTGGCGGAAAGTGTTTTCTGGAAGCAAAGTCAAAAAGGAATGA